The segment tacCCATCTGTCCGGCCCTCTCAGGCCCCGCCTGTTTCTTAAGCCCCGCCCCTGGTATTCAAGCTCCGCCCTTGGGTCCCTCCCCCTACTCATCtgtccctcccctgctcctcagGCCCCACCTCTACCCATCTGTCCTGCCCCGCTCAGGTCCCGCCCATTCGTTAAGCCCCGCCCCTGGTCTTCAAGCTCCGCCCTtgctccctgagccccgcccaacACCTCTGGCCCCACTCCCGCTGCCTGTTACACTTCATTCACTCCTAGCTGAAAGCTCAGCACCTCGCTCAGGCCCAGGCTGCGCCAGCACCCTCTACACTCACCGTGCGTGGGAGGTGGGGAACACTGGACTGGGCCCCCTCAGAGAAGCTactgggctgcagagagagctcaggggctaaACCAGGCACCTGGCTTGCTTGGAGCCGGgccgggatcaatccccagcatcccacggggTTCCTTGAGCCCCTctagaagggatccctgagtgcagagcctggaataagccctgagcaccttcaggtgtggccccaaaacacaaaccaaaaaccagGTTTGGACCCCGCCCCCGAACGCAGGACCCCCAGGAAAGTGTGACTGCCCCAGCCGTGAGCTTGCAtgcgtgtgcgcatgtgcatatgtgtgtgcgtgtgcgcgcgcgtgtgtgtgcgcgtgtgtgtgcgtgcgtgtggcATGGATGCTGGGAGCTGAGTTTCTGCTTAGCAGGGTACAGGGGGACTGTTAGGAGCTTGCAGGGGGGTTGCTCCCAGCCAGGAGTGCGTGGGGGCGTTCCAGCGCTGGCAGAGCCCCAACTCGAGTCCTTGGCATCGCCTGATCACCGCCGGGAGTGCTGCCTCCCCATCACACTGTCTGAAAGACAGCCCTGGCCTCGGGGTCACGGCAGTGCCCCTGGAGCCCGCACTGACCGGGCGGGCGCTGTCAGGCTGGTTTAGGGGCGTCACTGAGGTCGGACCCCAcagggccctgggggcgggggccctgGTGTGGGCCTCTGCCCCAGGGTCTTCTCTTGAGAGTGTGGCTGACTCACCCCCGCCGTGCTCCCTCCCCCTGCTACTCCCCCCATCCTCCCCGTGCCCCATGTCAGGGACTCAGGGCCTTTGGAGAAAGTTCTGTAGCTCCTGAGCAGGAACACCAGGAGTGGCTTCCTCTCCCAGCCAGCCCTCCTGGGTTGTCTGAGGCCCCCCATTCTCAGAGGGAAGCCTTGGGGACTCGGACTGTGTCCCCTTCTGCAGGGTGAGACCCACCTCCTCACTTCAACCCGGGCCCCGTCTCTTGCAGGGAGCCCAGGGGCACGATGGAGCTGCGGGGCCTCCAGGACCCCCTGGGGCACAGGGTCCACCTGGAGGCCCCGGGAAGGATGGACCCCGGGGGGCACAGGGCCCCACGGTAAGAGCGGGAGAGTgggatccccaggaccccatcctGGACTGGCCCGACCAGGGCCCCGAGtaacccccacccagcccccagggccagcccagcccctgaGCCCTTGGTGGCTTGAGACGCCAGGGCCACTGCTGGGCACGCaggtcagccccccccccccccgctcctgaCGCTCCCCATGCCCTCCcgcctgccctccctctctcccccacccctccctcttcccGGCCTCTCCCTCTACCCCTCTGCGGCCTGGACCCAGGTGCTCTGCCCACCCGTCTGCCACCTGAGCCCCCAGAGTCCACCTCTTGCTCCTGCAGTTGGTGCAGAAGCCTCAGGGGGCTCTCGGGAGGGAGGGGGTCAGTAcctgtccccacccctccctgctcaCCCCTCTCCTCGGGGCCCCAGAGGCAGGCGGGACCTGGTGGCGCCCTGGTCAGCCCTGGTCAGCCCTGGTCAGCCCTGCAGCCATAAACTACGGAGTCAGTTCCGGCACCCAGAACTTCTAACCCTTTCCCCCTCTTGTTCCAGGGCCCAGAGggacccccggggccccgggTGAGTGCTTCCTCCCACTGATGGGGGCGCAGGGCTCTGTTCAGTGGAGACACAAAAAGGTTTCACCCCAGTGTCAGCCAtgggggagcagggcggggagcAGCGGCCGGGCGGACCCTGGAGCAAGTAGCCCAGGGGCTTGGGGTCCCACGGCTGGTTgggcctcctcagccccccaccgccccctcacGGTGAGCCCAGTGTCTCGGGGGAAAGTGACAGGGCTTCTGGTGCTGCATGTCGGGTTGACGGGAGAGAAGGGTCGGGCCAAGTCTCCTGGGGGGGACCTTCTTCCCCTCAGGAGCCCTGAGCTCGCCCGCTTGTCACTCCGCTCTGCTCACGCAGTCACACATCTCTCCTGCTGTGTCTTCCTGCTGCGCATCCAGTCCCTCGCTCACGGTCCTCGGTCTCAACATCCGTCCAGCTCATCATCCTccgcttccttccctctcctcattCCTTCACTCCCACTCATCACTCATCTCTCACTCACTCCCCTCTCGTCATTCATTCCTCTCGTCAGCTCATTTACTAATCATTCATACTCCCTGGCATTCATTCTCTCATCTCATCGCGAATGAGGAACAAGTAGAGAATGTCACTCATTCATCCCACCACTATTCGCGGCACATTCCTTCTCATTTATTCCTTTCCTCGCTCATTCTTCTCTATTCATCATTCaactcattcactcactctcaTCACTCGTCATTCATTCACTcgtcattcattcactcatcatTCACTCTCCTCATCATTCACTCTCCtcatcattcattcactcatcatTCATTCTCCtcatcattcattcactcatcatTACTCTCCTCATCACTCATTAATCTCATCATTCACGTGTTCATCTTCCTGATTCGCCGCCAGTTATGTCATTTGTTCACTGGTTCATCCATTCTCTTACCTTCCTTGTCTTCCCCAGTAACGCCATTCACttgttccttctctccttttcccgCCTTCCCTCCCGTCTGGTCAGTGCGTCTCAGTGTGGCCCCCCACCAGGCCAGCAGCAGCCACAGCACCGCGGGGGCCAAGCATGGCTGGGGTCCCCACAGACCCTCAGAGCAGAGCCCGTGACTCTGTTTCCCCCCTCCAACCTTGTGTGACCAGTGATGgtagcaggagtgagccctgtgttCCAGAAAGTTCCTTGGCCGGGGGAGGCCTTTCCCCCAAGCCTTGATCCTGCTGTTGTCTCCCCAGGGAGATGACGGGTCCCCAAGccagcctgggcctcctggaCCCCCAGGGCCCAAGGTAGGTACCTGTCCTTGGCCCGAGCTAGACAGGGAGCCAGAGGGCTGGTGGCTTCCCAGGGCCAGGTCCCGACCCCTCCTCAgagggcccagccctggccacaTCCCAGCTGTCCCCCACCCCGGTGCCACAAGCCCCTCGCCCAGGAGTGTTCTGGAAGCCGGCCCAGTGCGCTGTTTGCTGAACAGCACCTGCCACGGGGCAGCCGGGGAGAAAGGGCACCCGGGATCAGAGGAGACAGTCTTGTGCgctgcccccactcccagcagCTCCCCTGGGGAAAGACAGTGCTCGGGCCGGGCCTGAGTCCGCGTGGCTCGGCCCACCGCCTGCGGGGCGGGTCCGTTGGAGGGGCGCCCGGCCGCGCAGAGCAGGGCTCCTGCCAAGCCTCCTCTCCACAGGGCGAGCCGGGCCAGCGAGGGGCCGACGGGGCCGTGGGACCGCGGGTAAGGAAGGGGACCCCGCAGCTCCGCCAGGCCAGTGGCACTCCAAGGGGGCCCGCCCCGACGAAATTCAGCCAATCCGGCCGCGTCAGGCCCCGCCCTTGTGAAGCTCAGCCAATCAGGAAGCCCTTGagctacacacacatacacacacacacacacacacacacacacacacacacacacacatacacaaagccaactggcacacagccgacccggggttcaattcccagcaccctatagggtcccccaacactgccagcagattcctgagtgcagagccagaagtggcccctgagcaccgcttccTGTGGCCCTCTCAAGAAAAAAAAcgtccaaggggctggagtgatagcacagcggggagggcgtttgccttgctctcggccgacccaggttcgattcccagcatcccatatggtcccctgagcactgccaggggtgattcctgagtgcagaaccaggagtgacccctgagcatcgccaggtgtgacccaaaaggaaaaagaaaaagtccaaaGGGGAGTTGATCAATCCCAGACTTTCCCCATTCCCTGGAGAACTCGGGGGTCTGGCCTCACTGCGCCCAGATTTGGCGGGAGCTTGACCCACTGGCCCCCGTCCCAGTGAGGAGGACGCGGCCtgtggcggggcccgggggcgcggAGTCCAGGAGCCCCCCTGAAGCTGTGCCCCCCGCCCTGTCCCGCAGGGCTTCCCGGGCCTGAAGGGCGAGCAGGGGGACACGGTGGTGATCGACTATGATGGCAGGATCCTGGACGCGCTGAGGGTACCGAGCTCCCGTTTGTCTTGTTTCCcccgccctgggaggggatggggcGGCCCCTTCATCTCCActgtgcattcccgggtgggGCTCCTTCACGCAGACTGTGAGGGGGGACTCActgcgggggggggcaggggggagcagcGGGTGGTTgttgaggaagaaagggaagatcCTGGGCAGGAAAGtgcggcgggggggaggggtcttgccttgcacacgcccacccaggttccatccctagcacctcatagggtccgtctcccccgccaggagtcattcctgagcatcactggggagtCCTCCCTTGAGGGTGACTCCAGGGGACCCTGCCTGGGGCGCTCAGGCCGCTAGTGGGCCCTGGTGAGTCTGGAGGCACGTGGCCGCCCAGCGCCAGGGGCAGAGGCTCTGAGCCCGCCCGGGGCCTGGCAGCCTGAGCAGTCAGGGGGATGCTGGTCTGGGATTCCCAGACTCCCAGAGAGGACGCTGGTGTCACCAGAGGCAGGcgggggcccccagggccccacggGAGACTCAGGGAAGCACAAGCAGACGGTCGAGGGGCCTGGGCCGTGGGGTGCAGTGagggtgtggtgtggggtgtggcGTGGACCAGCAGGGCAGTGTGACACGCCGAGGGGAGACAGAAACAACCTCCACCAAGGCCTGGGTCTGGGCAGACAACTCTCGGCACGGCGGGGCTCGGGCTTGGCGTCTCGGGGACCCAGGTCTCCTGACACTGGTGGCGCCCTTTGACCCGCCCGGGAGCAGAGGGATTCTCTCCCATGGGAGTGTGGGCTTGGCTGAggccccagagggcaggggtgaggggtggagggcaTCCTCGGTGGGccccagagagggcaggggtgcggggtggagggcATCCTCGGTGGGCCCTAgagagggcaggggtgcggggtggagggcATCCTCGCTGGGGccccagagagggcaggggtgcagggtggagggcATCCTTACTGGGGccccagagagggcaggggtgcggggtggagagCACACTCTGCCTGGACACCGACTGGCCTGACATTCACCCACAGGGACTTCCTGGACCTCAGGGGCCCCCGGGGCCACCAGGATACCCCGGACCCAAGGTGAGCAATGAGACagcaggggtgtggggcagggggcctggcccttgtctccagagcctcctcctcacccccagggCCGGGGTCTGTCCCCACCTCCCGGGGTCTGTCCCCACTGCTGCACAGGGCCCACCAAGGCCTGCCagcacaggagtgagccctgagcactaagccaggagtcagccgcaaggacagaagagccaggagtggccctgagcactaagccaggagtcagctgcagatcagagccaggagtggccctgagcaccaagccaggagccaGAccctgcactgctgagtgtggcccccagaccaaaccaAAGTAGAGATGAGGCCCACGGAGGGGCCTGCCGCTCGCTCTCAGCAGGGTGGGAGCTGGGCCTGGGTAAccctctgtctctgctcccccCAGGGTGAACTTGGGCTGCCCGGCGCCCCGGGAGCGGACGGGGAGAAGGTCTCTGGGCTCGACTCGGGTGACGCTGCGGTGGTGGCATGTGGTGTCTGCGTCCGTGTCTGTGTTCACGTGTGTGCTGGCGTGTGCGTGCTGTGTGGGGGTGTTCCTGTATCACGCACGTCTATGCCAGTGTGCACTGTGTTTGTGTTTGCTGTGTGTATACGTGCCTGTTGAGTGCGTCTGCACGCGTGTGCAggtggtgtgtgctgtgtgtgtctcCGTGCACGCTGatgagggtgtgggggagggtgggcagagcCGGGCAGCCCAGCACACATGCCTGGCACTGTTCGGGCTCTGCCGAGGGTCTCCCCTCCCGGGAGcggcctgggcagggctggggctgtcgCTGGCAGGGGCGAGGCTGGGCGAGCGGGGGGCTCTGCGGCAGGGTCTCCTGCAGCTAGACGCAGGGGTGACCCGACTCTTCCTGCCCTTGGCACCTCCTGACTCCTGAGGTGCGGGCCGGGCTGGACGAGGTTGACCCACCCCCCGCACTGACCTCTGCCCCTTGGCTCTCAGGGCCCCCGAGGAGCTAAAGGAGACCCCGGagaggcggggccggcggggcccaAAGGGGACGCGGGAGAGATGGGGCTGCCAGGCCTCCCGGTATGTGACCTGGTGTTCTGGGGCGGGCGGGCCCGGGCCCAGCCTAGCCCAGGGGGTCAGGCCCTTGTGGGGAAATTCTCAGCTGCCGCCCGGCTCTGGGCCTCCAGGCTGCCAGCAAGCCCTGGCCTCGGGTTCCAtcggccccggcccccgcggctGCCTGGGTGCCCCACCCCCAGAAGGCGTCGTGCTGGAGTCAGGGCGTCCGGGGTCCCAGGAGCGGCCCACAGACACCCCCTCGCCTGCAGCTCAGCTCAGCACCATCTGGGGGTGCCAAAGGGGAGGGTGGGACCCCGGGGGGGGGGTCAGCCGGGACCACTGCAGAGCTGTGGCCGGCGGCTGTGGGGGGATCAGAACAGCTCGAGTCTGCCCGTGTTGCAGGGTCCTGCTGGCCTCCAGGGGCAGAAGGGAGAGCCGGCGGGGGCCGCAGAGAGCCTGGTGAGGGGCCGCAGGGCCGGGAGTTCCCAGTGGCGCCCCCCGCTGAGAGCCCTGCAGGGCGCTGTGGGGTGAGGGGCGCAGGGGCCCGCAGCTGCCAACCCCTCTCTCGCCTCCCCAGGCCCAGGTCACCATGGAGCCGggcccccccgggccccccgggcccccaggcCCCGTGGTAAGAGCAGGACGGTGGAGCGGGCGGGTGTCGGGCAGGGAAGGGCACCCAGCACCCCGGCTTGAACTTTGCTGCACCCCCCAGGGCCTGCAGGGAGTCCCGGGCCCCAAGGTGAGTTCTGGGCTATAGTCGCCAACTCCTCCTGCTCTCAACTCCTCGTTCAAA is part of the Sorex araneus isolate mSorAra2 chromosome 2, mSorAra2.pri, whole genome shotgun sequence genome and harbors:
- the LOC101544629 gene encoding collagen alpha-1(XXIII) chain, which codes for MPFEHSPASAEFVLHFDTRALTGPALLPLGPLGLDGKPGLPGPKGEKGAPGDSGPPGAQGHDGAAGPPGPPGAQGPPGGPGKDGPRGAQGPTGPEGPPGPRGDDGSPSQPGPPGPPGPKGEPGQRGADGAVGPRGFPGLKGEQGDTVVIDYDGRILDALRGLPGPQGPPGPPGYPGPKGELGLPGAPGADGEKGPRGAKGDPGEAGPAGPKGDAGEMGLPGLPAQVTMEPGPPGPPGPPGPVGLQGVPGPKGLDGAKGEKGASGDRGPSGPPGPAGPPGLIGLPGTKGEKGRAGEPGLDGFPGPRGEKGEQSDRGEKGERGVPGRKGVKGQKGEPGPPGLDQPCPVGPDGLPVPGCWHK